In the Nitratiruptor sp. YY09-18 genome, AAACTTACCATTACAAAACTTGACGCCTTCTTTGATCAAATCGCCGAAGCAAAAACTATGAGTGAATTTTTTACAACACTCAAGCCTTTTGCATTGTATAGTGGTGTAAAAGAGGCAGCTTTTTATCAACGGCGTGGAGATATCTTTATACTTCAAAGCAGCCTCTTTGAAAATGATGAGTTACAGATCAAGCAGCGCGTATATAAAAGAGAAATCCAAATAAAAGAGAAGATTGGAAACTACTACTATCACTATATACTTACCACATCTCAAGACTATCTCATGGTGCTTGTAAGCAAAAAAGAGTTGGATGAAGAGTTCTTTTTTGGGTTTTGGAAGATGCTTGGAGCATACTATGAAAAGATTGCAAAATTAGAAAATATCAATCATCTGCAACTAGTGAGTGAAAGCTCCAATAAAGTTTTGAAAAATATATTTAATATGCAGTATGGTACAGAAACTTTTATGAAATTTGTTATCTCACTCATTGGAAAAACTATAGATGCTGATGGTCTTATACTTGTAAATCGCGATAACCTTGTCAAAAAAATATTCAAAAAGCCTCAGGAAAAAAGCGTGAAGAAGGAGTTTTTTATCAGAAATACGCCATACACTCTTGAAGTGTACACCAAGACACCACTCGCACCTCAAGAGATTGAACAGATTGGCTCATTTTTGGATATGGCTGGGATCTACTTTGAAAATATGAGTTCCAATAGCAAAATAGTCAATAATTACATTCATTTTCTACGTATGTCTAACCAGGCTTTGGAGATGCAAAGCAGATATTTTAAAAACCACTCCAAAAAAGTGCAACTTGTAAGCCTAGAGGTTGGAAAGGCTCTCTTTTTGGACGAAAAAAGTCTTGAGGAGATTTCCTTGGGAGCTGAGCTCCATGATATTGGAATGATTGGAAAGATTGAGCATTTTCTCGATCAAGATAAACTCAATACAAAAGAGCTAGATCTCATACGTTTTCATCCAATCATCGGTAGCATCATTGTAGAACCTGTTGAGAGTATTTACCATATCGCAAATATCATTAAGTATCATCACGAGCGATTTGATGGGACAGGATATCCTTATGGTCTCAAAGGAAGCGAGATTCCGATATTGGCACAAATTGTTGCTCTGGCCGAATATTATATAGGGATTACGAGCCCAAGAGCCTATCGCAGAGCTCTCACCCATAAAGAGGCAGTAGAAAAGATTGCGCAGCTCAAAAATAAGCTTGTAGATGAACACATTATCAATACATTCTTAGAGATTGAAGAGAGTATCGATAGAAAGCTTCAGGTACTTGGATCAAAAGTTTTGTGATTTTACCTCATAAAGACTCTTATTTGGATTATCAATAAAGTTCTTTTTGATAAATTCTTGCTCCTCTTTTGTTAGATGGACAGTGACCAAAGCTTTTGTTCCTGGCTGGAGGAGGTAGTTTTTGTTTGGTATTTCGATCTCTACCGTCATACGTTTAAAATCTGGATCGATAACCATAGAAACGCGAG is a window encoding:
- a CDS encoding HD-GYP domain-containing protein, whose translation is MINDLFIKSHLDEIIFFIAINFWYIFLLLAIVFFIIAVKLFKDKSTLKLTITKLDAFFDQIAEAKTMSEFFTTLKPFALYSGVKEAAFYQRRGDIFILQSSLFENDELQIKQRVYKREIQIKEKIGNYYYHYILTTSQDYLMVLVSKKELDEEFFFGFWKMLGAYYEKIAKLENINHLQLVSESSNKVLKNIFNMQYGTETFMKFVISLIGKTIDADGLILVNRDNLVKKIFKKPQEKSVKKEFFIRNTPYTLEVYTKTPLAPQEIEQIGSFLDMAGIYFENMSSNSKIVNNYIHFLRMSNQALEMQSRYFKNHSKKVQLVSLEVGKALFLDEKSLEEISLGAELHDIGMIGKIEHFLDQDKLNTKELDLIRFHPIIGSIIVEPVESIYHIANIIKYHHERFDGTGYPYGLKGSEIPILAQIVALAEYYIGITSPRAYRRALTHKEAVEKIAQLKNKLVDEHIINTFLEIEESIDRKLQVLGSKVL